The following are encoded in a window of Leptospira selangorensis genomic DNA:
- a CDS encoding glutathione S-transferase family protein, giving the protein MIKLHGYPISNYTNKVKLALLEKGLEFEEIRTPFSQDEEFLQKSPMGKIPYLEVDGKYLVESQAILEFLDDAYPNTKRLIPADPFEAAEVRTIISFIENYIDIPARRLYESIVEGKTISPETVELTKLSIQKGARALSRVAKFSPYIAGKEFSAADCSAFATFQIINDHISDWISPNPLFEISGLQAYLDMMMQNPNAAKVDKPKSVVMKALKRLRK; this is encoded by the coding sequence ATGATAAAACTTCACGGTTATCCGATCAGCAATTATACGAATAAGGTCAAATTGGCACTTTTGGAAAAAGGTTTGGAGTTCGAAGAAATTCGCACTCCATTCTCCCAAGACGAGGAGTTCCTACAAAAAAGCCCGATGGGAAAAATCCCCTACTTAGAAGTAGATGGAAAATATCTGGTAGAGTCCCAGGCAATTCTGGAATTTTTAGATGATGCTTATCCGAATACCAAACGTTTGATCCCGGCTGATCCATTCGAAGCGGCTGAAGTTAGAACAATTATATCCTTCATCGAAAATTATATAGATATCCCTGCACGCAGATTGTACGAGTCTATCGTAGAAGGAAAAACGATCTCACCTGAAACTGTGGAACTCACAAAACTCTCCATCCAAAAGGGAGCGAGGGCTCTTTCCAGAGTGGCGAAATTTTCTCCTTATATTGCAGGCAAAGAATTCTCTGCAGCGGATTGTTCTGCGTTTGCCACCTTTCAGATCATAAACGATCATATCTCTGATTGGATCTCTCCGAATCCACTTTTTGAAATTTCGGGACTACAAGCATATCTGGATATGATGATGCAGAATCCAAATGCCGCAAAAGTG
- a CDS encoding SDR family NAD(P)-dependent oxidoreductase translates to MKKTALITGASVGIGYEISKLAAKDGYDLILVARNLKTLNSVKKEMESLGANVEVLSADLSDPKTPKKIYDFAKKKKAIVDLLVNNAGFGTNGKFHSLDLKEELDLIQVNVTSLVELTHLFLKDMRERHTGKILNVASTAAFQPGPMMTNYYASKAYVLFFSEGLAEEVRKDGVNVTCLCPGPTKTEFFKRAEMDKSAILNSGLVPKADAAYVAKVGYQAVKAGKAVVISGVANKVMAQSVRISPRFLVRKLAKFLNTVN, encoded by the coding sequence ATGAAAAAAACAGCATTAATTACCGGAGCAAGTGTGGGCATCGGGTATGAAATTTCCAAATTGGCCGCAAAAGACGGTTACGATCTTATACTCGTAGCAAGAAATCTGAAAACATTAAACTCAGTAAAAAAGGAAATGGAAAGTTTGGGAGCGAATGTAGAAGTTCTTTCCGCAGATTTATCCGATCCAAAAACTCCTAAAAAAATTTACGACTTCGCTAAGAAGAAAAAAGCGATCGTGGATCTTTTAGTGAATAATGCAGGCTTTGGAACGAACGGAAAATTCCATTCTTTGGATCTAAAAGAGGAATTAGATCTTATCCAAGTTAATGTGACTTCTCTTGTAGAATTAACTCATTTGTTCTTGAAGGATATGAGAGAAAGACATACTGGAAAAATTTTAAATGTGGCTTCTACTGCTGCTTTCCAACCGGGTCCTATGATGACAAATTATTATGCATCCAAGGCATACGTTCTATTTTTCTCGGAAGGACTTGCGGAAGAAGTTCGTAAAGACGGTGTGAATGTTACTTGTCTATGCCCTGGGCCGACTAAAACCGAATTTTTCAAAAGAGCGGAGATGGATAAATCTGCGATCTTAAATAGCGGTCTTGTTCCTAAAGCGGATGCGGCTTACGTAGCAAAGGTAGGTTACCAAGCAGTAAAAGCAGGTAAGGCAGTTGTGATTTCCGGGGTAGCGAACAAGGTAATGGCACAATCCGTTCGGATCTCCCCAAGATTCCTTGTACGTAAATTGGCAAAATTTCTAAATACAGTAAACTAA
- a CDS encoding DUF971 domain-containing protein: MSLSLKATTPETIEFDENILKIEWKDGVISEFPLLELRKRCPCVVCKGGHGGKIGATTGGIKDAKLLSFSKVGRYAINLVWGDYHNTGIYSFDSLRLYAQGEPGDLGIP; encoded by the coding sequence ATGAGTCTTAGTTTAAAAGCTACTACACCAGAAACCATAGAATTCGATGAGAATATTCTAAAAATAGAATGGAAAGACGGAGTTATCTCCGAATTTCCCCTATTAGAACTCAGAAAAAGATGTCCCTGCGTGGTTTGTAAGGGAGGTCATGGCGGAAAAATAGGAGCGACAACTGGCGGGATCAAAGATGCCAAATTATTGTCTTTTTCCAAGGTAGGAAGATACGCGATCAATTTGGTCTGGGGAGATTATCATAATACAGGCATTTACAGCTTTGATTCTCTCAGATTATATGCGCAGGGAGAACCTGGGGATCTGGGAATTCCCTGA
- a CDS encoding acyl-CoA dehydrogenase family protein has protein sequence MNSPLQFELPEELQQLRELVRDVVRKEVVPNRMHYDENNEYPKAILQKFKEAGLYQALFDEEHGGLGYGMMGGIVLAEEVSWGCLGVNTAFTSTKLGALPIDVGGTKAQKDKWLPLLASGEKTAAFGLSEPGAGSDVPAMATTAVKKGDRYVLNGTKQWISSAGQADIYTVFAMTDKDRGPRGISCFIIEKGTKGFSFGKKEDKLGIRCSETRQLIMEDCEIPEENLLGGKENMGFLHAFKTLILSRPAVAAGAVGLMQGAFDAAIEYAREREQFGTTIASFQAIQHMLADMAIKIEGSRLLTYKAGVYAETFHKDAAKFSAMAKCYASDSSVQVASDAVQIFGGYGYTKEYPVEKFYRDAKILQIYEGTSQIQRNEIAAGLIKDAASKNKKG, from the coding sequence TTGAATTCACCGCTTCAATTCGAATTACCAGAGGAATTACAACAACTCAGAGAACTGGTCAGGGACGTAGTCAGAAAGGAAGTCGTTCCGAACAGAATGCACTACGACGAAAATAACGAGTATCCGAAAGCTATTTTACAAAAATTTAAAGAAGCAGGATTATACCAGGCATTGTTCGACGAAGAACATGGTGGACTAGGTTACGGAATGATGGGAGGTATCGTCCTCGCTGAAGAAGTTTCCTGGGGATGTTTAGGTGTGAACACCGCATTTACTTCTACAAAATTAGGCGCTCTACCGATCGATGTGGGAGGGACCAAGGCTCAAAAAGATAAATGGCTTCCTCTTCTTGCTTCGGGAGAAAAAACCGCTGCATTCGGTTTATCGGAACCTGGAGCGGGCTCCGACGTTCCTGCAATGGCTACCACTGCAGTGAAAAAAGGGGACCGTTATGTTTTGAACGGAACAAAACAATGGATCAGCAGTGCAGGCCAAGCTGATATTTATACAGTATTTGCGATGACTGATAAAGACAGAGGTCCAAGAGGGATTTCTTGTTTTATCATAGAAAAAGGAACCAAAGGATTTTCTTTCGGAAAGAAGGAAGATAAGTTGGGAATCAGATGTTCTGAAACAAGACAACTTATTATGGAAGATTGCGAGATCCCTGAAGAAAATCTTTTGGGCGGAAAAGAGAATATGGGATTCTTACATGCGTTCAAGACTCTTATACTTTCTAGACCTGCTGTAGCAGCAGGAGCAGTCGGTTTAATGCAAGGTGCATTCGATGCAGCGATCGAATATGCTAGGGAAAGGGAACAATTTGGGACTACAATCGCTTCTTTCCAAGCAATCCAGCATATGCTTGCCGACATGGCCATCAAGATAGAAGGATCCAGACTTCTGACTTATAAAGCGGGAGTGTATGCGGAGACTTTCCATAAGGATGCTGCAAAATTTTCCGCAATGGCAAAATGTTATGCATCCGATTCTTCCGTCCAAGTCGCGTCAGACGCGGTGCAAATTTTCGGCGGATACGGATATACCAAAGAATACCCGGTGGAAAAATTTTACAGGGACGCTAAAATCCTACAGATCTACGAAGGCACAAGCCAGATCCAGAGGAATGAAATTGCCGCAGGACTCATAAAAGATGCGGCGTCCAAAAACAAAAAAGGCTAA
- the asd gene encoding archaetidylserine decarboxylase (Phosphatidylserine decarboxylase is synthesized as a single chain precursor. Generation of the pyruvoyl active site from a Ser is coupled to cleavage of a Gly-Ser bond between the larger (beta) and smaller (alpha chains). It is an integral membrane protein.): MLTTKLFPFLDLDLLKPYFYFLLFIGLYLTFRLKFPQIRFLFLAIKIFSGNMDYKGSRGRLVHSQAFYAGTGSSLLPGAVLGSALALVLAGPGVLLWIWLSSFLIMPLRFVSSTLAIRFRIKLESGRYLSGPMYFIEKALRARWLAIAFSLACLLTVLSMGSAIPILGASFLAQNGLDIQGMTVPFLVSIIVVFVVLGGIRRIGKVSSYIAPIGLILFFLSYVLLFRDHLGNFYFFLESVFKEAMQPFSLLLGGGFSLARIFSTGTGMFFLSTETGIGKSAGVAGVVRTDSAAKQGIVSMLATFFEGFVISTLVIYALFSFGVKDLESVKNFLYVLVNGPTDPARLALIASFLLFSIVAISGWFYTGEQNARYIFGEKFANAYRILFIASLLGSAYAYVQYGENFLLQVFGIGYGLALITAVPVLISLVLLAKVAQGELRKFLEGGAHYEIFKDFYLLLLSILPKNLVSLLFGILASLRLPRFIMIPILKAFAKAYKINLNEAELEIQEYNSLNQFFTRALKAGARIIDSAENALVSPVDARITGFGDINDQVILQAKGVDYNLKELIGGDKYLSKFQNGKYITFYLSPQDYHRIHSPAYGRILGYYYEPGKLFPVNELAVFGIRGLFPKNERLITFLQTEFGLVAVIKVGASNVGRIRVTYDKKIITNTLIRTTKEEDYKDVSIMIEKGAELGRFEMGSTVILILERDTFDFAELPLNEKVTYGTTIGTFRKQVLKLPR, from the coding sequence ATGCTAACAACTAAACTATTTCCGTTCTTGGATTTGGATCTTTTAAAACCATATTTTTATTTTTTACTCTTCATCGGGTTGTACCTAACATTCCGTTTAAAGTTTCCACAAATCCGTTTTTTATTCTTAGCGATTAAAATTTTTTCCGGGAACATGGACTACAAAGGTTCCAGAGGACGTTTAGTACATTCTCAAGCATTCTATGCCGGAACAGGATCTTCCTTACTTCCGGGAGCAGTGCTTGGTTCCGCACTTGCATTAGTATTAGCGGGTCCGGGAGTTTTACTTTGGATCTGGCTTTCTAGTTTTCTGATCATGCCACTTCGTTTTGTTTCTTCCACACTTGCGATCCGATTCAGGATCAAGTTGGAAAGTGGAAGATATCTTTCAGGTCCAATGTATTTTATAGAAAAAGCGCTTAGAGCTAGATGGCTTGCTATCGCTTTTTCTTTGGCTTGTTTGTTAACAGTACTTTCTATGGGAAGTGCGATCCCTATTTTGGGAGCTTCCTTTTTAGCACAGAATGGACTGGATATCCAAGGGATGACAGTTCCGTTTTTAGTTTCTATCATAGTAGTATTCGTAGTATTAGGCGGGATCAGAAGGATCGGAAAAGTTTCCTCTTATATCGCTCCTATAGGTCTCATTCTATTTTTCTTAAGTTATGTTCTATTGTTCAGAGATCATCTGGGCAATTTTTACTTTTTCTTAGAGTCCGTATTCAAAGAAGCGATGCAACCATTCTCCTTACTACTTGGAGGAGGATTTTCTCTCGCAAGGATTTTCAGCACAGGAACAGGAATGTTCTTCTTATCCACTGAAACCGGGATCGGAAAGAGTGCAGGAGTAGCAGGTGTGGTTCGTACTGATTCTGCCGCGAAACAGGGAATCGTAAGCATGCTTGCCACATTTTTCGAAGGTTTTGTGATCTCTACTTTAGTGATCTATGCATTATTTTCCTTCGGAGTTAAGGATCTCGAGTCTGTTAAAAATTTCTTATACGTTCTAGTAAACGGTCCTACGGATCCTGCAAGACTGGCTTTAATAGCATCCTTCTTATTATTTTCCATAGTCGCTATCTCCGGATGGTTTTATACCGGTGAACAGAATGCCAGATATATCTTCGGGGAAAAATTCGCAAACGCGTATAGGATCTTATTTATAGCTTCTCTACTTGGTTCCGCTTATGCTTATGTTCAATACGGAGAAAATTTTTTATTACAAGTATTCGGTATCGGTTATGGGCTCGCACTTATTACTGCGGTCCCAGTGCTCATCAGTTTGGTCCTTTTAGCTAAGGTTGCTCAAGGGGAACTTAGGAAATTCCTGGAGGGTGGGGCACATTACGAGATCTTTAAGGACTTCTATCTTCTTCTTCTTTCTATCCTTCCTAAAAACTTGGTTTCTTTGTTATTTGGGATCTTGGCTTCTTTGAGACTGCCTAGATTTATCATGATCCCGATCTTAAAGGCGTTTGCAAAAGCGTACAAGATCAATTTGAACGAAGCAGAGTTGGAGATCCAAGAATATAATTCATTAAACCAATTTTTCACCAGAGCTTTAAAAGCAGGAGCAAGGATCATAGATTCAGCGGAGAACGCGCTTGTTTCTCCTGTGGATGCAAGGATCACAGGTTTTGGAGATATCAATGATCAGGTGATCCTACAGGCAAAAGGTGTGGATTATAATCTGAAGGAATTGATCGGAGGAGATAAGTATCTTTCCAAATTCCAGAACGGAAAATATATCACATTTTATCTTTCTCCCCAGGACTATCATCGGATCCATTCTCCTGCATACGGTAGAATATTAGGATATTATTATGAACCCGGAAAACTATTCCCTGTAAATGAATTGGCTGTTTTCGGGATCAGAGGACTTTTTCCTAAAAATGAAAGATTGATCACATTCTTACAGACTGAATTCGGACTCGTGGCTGTGATCAAAGTGGGGGCCTCTAACGTAGGTCGTATCCGTGTGACTTATGATAAAAAGATCATCACGAATACTCTTATTCGAACTACCAAAGAAGAAGATTATAAAGACGTTTCTATCATGATCGAAAAAGGTGCGGAACTAGGTAGATTCGAAATGGGTTCAACTGTGATTTTGATCTTAGAAAGAGATACTTTCGATTTTGCGGAACTTCCTCTGAACGAAAAGGTAACTTATGGAACCACGATCGGAACTTTCAGAAAACAGGTCTTAAAACTTCCTAGATAA
- a CDS encoding 7TM diverse intracellular signaling domain-containing protein, with product MKGFLDIQNFLPWRVFCKLSFILLTLSIFNPIFAFDPSSLPYDGISLVSYAEVWVDEEGDTGFEKMQRQEFYPLPSASLGYSDQAHWFKIPLENKSSNSVSWILEIHYSQLDKAELYLASKGDKVLFRGGDRVPFSERPIQYRFPSFPLELKAGEKDTVYLKIQTKSSINFAAFAYKSEDFFSNISNEQILLGIYFGSLLVMALYNLFLFLSTKEKTYLAFFGYVGAGVLAQWSLHGYSFQFFWPNSVVWASHIITSFTFLVSGTTADFIRLYFDAPNNYPNSNKVLKGISILSYVLVVVGYFFPFGFALALYVFLSTITLAAILFLGFQGFSRNLRSALFFLGAWIALVAGAFVFTLRFSGIIPHTISLAYWGVEIGTAMHILLLALALADRVNDLSKDLSSKVEDLNEAKHAIEQSELRFRNLFEGAEELLLTLDQEGNIKDANRTLSRLTGYKPAEVEGKNFLDLIYTLDTQEGSIVLLLAKEKLEEHLRTRKTVEFHSEFKQKYVMEPKPVKIRLQSFESEAGRKVLGKVSEISEDILSRFLLSESMHFTVNNYLRNADILSRQLTSNLSQFAGSEVITAIRTCLREVLINAIEHGNLGISFDEKTDAMKSGNYMEFIQKRQREAFYGARNVKVAYSLNSKRIGFEIEDEGDGFDFKKVLNLDGEKLNEESYTHGRGIMMTRKVFDVVKFNDKGNKVLLIKYLQKPLKYKREPSSLDID from the coding sequence GTGAAAGGGTTTTTGGACATCCAGAATTTTCTACCTTGGAGAGTTTTTTGTAAACTCTCGTTCATTCTTTTGACCCTTTCCATTTTTAATCCGATTTTTGCGTTCGATCCTTCTTCTCTTCCTTATGATGGGATCTCTTTGGTTTCTTACGCGGAGGTTTGGGTCGACGAAGAAGGGGATACCGGTTTCGAAAAAATGCAAAGGCAGGAGTTTTATCCTCTTCCTTCCGCGAGTTTAGGATATTCGGACCAGGCTCATTGGTTCAAGATCCCTCTTGAAAACAAATCTTCAAATTCAGTTTCCTGGATTTTGGAAATCCATTATAGCCAATTGGACAAGGCAGAATTATACCTGGCCTCCAAAGGGGACAAGGTTTTGTTTCGAGGAGGGGACAGAGTTCCTTTTAGCGAGAGACCTATCCAATATAGATTTCCTAGTTTTCCTTTGGAGTTAAAAGCAGGAGAGAAAGACACAGTTTATCTAAAGATCCAAACTAAAAGTTCGATAAACTTTGCTGCGTTCGCTTATAAGTCCGAGGACTTTTTCTCTAATATAAGTAATGAGCAGATATTACTTGGGATCTATTTCGGATCTCTTTTGGTAATGGCATTATACAATCTATTTTTGTTCTTATCCACCAAGGAAAAAACGTACTTAGCATTTTTCGGGTATGTGGGTGCCGGAGTGCTCGCTCAATGGTCACTTCACGGATATTCTTTCCAATTTTTCTGGCCGAACTCTGTAGTTTGGGCAAGCCATATCATCACTTCTTTTACTTTTTTGGTTTCAGGGACGACTGCGGATTTTATCCGACTTTATTTCGATGCTCCTAATAATTATCCGAACTCTAATAAGGTTTTAAAAGGAATATCAATTTTATCTTATGTACTTGTAGTAGTCGGATATTTTTTCCCGTTTGGATTTGCATTAGCACTTTATGTTTTTTTATCCACGATCACCTTGGCAGCAATCTTGTTTTTGGGCTTCCAAGGGTTTTCAAGGAATTTAAGGTCCGCACTTTTCTTTTTGGGAGCTTGGATCGCACTCGTTGCCGGAGCATTCGTATTTACTTTACGTTTTTCAGGGATCATTCCTCATACAATCTCTTTGGCGTATTGGGGAGTAGAGATCGGAACCGCGATGCATATTCTTCTTTTGGCATTAGCCTTGGCTGATAGGGTCAATGATCTGTCCAAAGATCTTTCTTCTAAGGTGGAGGATCTGAACGAGGCAAAACATGCAATCGAACAATCCGAGCTAAGGTTTAGGAATTTGTTTGAAGGAGCGGAAGAACTTCTTCTTACATTGGACCAAGAAGGGAATATCAAGGATGCGAACCGTACTCTTTCCAGACTCACGGGTTATAAACCTGCAGAAGTAGAAGGCAAAAATTTCTTGGATCTGATCTATACTCTGGATACGCAAGAAGGATCTATCGTACTTCTTCTTGCAAAAGAGAAATTAGAAGAACATTTAAGAACCAGGAAAACTGTGGAGTTCCATTCTGAATTCAAACAGAAATATGTAATGGAACCTAAACCGGTAAAGATCCGCCTCCAATCTTTTGAGAGTGAGGCGGGAAGGAAGGTATTAGGTAAAGTTTCTGAAATTTCCGAAGACATTCTGTCCCGCTTTTTACTCTCTGAAAGTATGCATTTTACTGTGAATAATTATCTCAGAAATGCGGATATCCTGAGTAGGCAGCTGACTTCTAATCTGAGTCAATTTGCCGGTTCCGAAGTGATCACTGCGATTCGTACATGCCTTAGAGAAGTTTTGATCAATGCGATCGAACATGGGAACTTGGGCATCAGCTTTGATGAGAAAACGGATGCGATGAAGTCGGGAAATTATATGGAGTTCATCCAAAAAAGACAAAGAGAGGCATTTTACGGGGCTAGGAACGTAAAAGTGGCTTATTCCCTGAATTCAAAACGGATCGGTTTCGAGATAGAGGACGAGGGAGACGGCTTTGATTTTAAGAAGGTGTTAAATTTGGACGGAGAAAAACTGAACGAGGAAAGTTATACTCATGGTCGTGGGATCATGATGACCCGAAAAGTTTTCGATGTGGTGAAGTTTAACGATAAAGGAAATAAAGTCCTTCTGATCAAATACCTCCAAAAACCTCTCAAATACAAAAGAGAGCCCAGTTCCTTAGATATTGATTAA
- a CDS encoding sterol desaturase family protein, giving the protein MQETILDKAVPFFLGLALIEFIWGRRKSVYRWNDSVSDLATGILYSFTGVIITLGAILLYDKIRIYYSVQSLFHLGDFPSSSPLIKTAEGWQFNLESFLAWTFVLIAVDFIYYWFHRATHEIHFLWACHVTHHSSEEFNLTVALRQSMFQRIFEYAFNLPLALLGIPWWMFFICHGILKIYQFWVHTRLIGKLGWMEKVLLTPSHHRVHHGRDPEYLDKNHGGILILWDRWFGTYTEEKKEPIYGLTEPLPTFNPIWANLHVYISLWNLVKATPSWKDKLLLLIKKPDWRPDSLGGEKKVPEINRSTYTKFDPTISSSRKVYGVLQFVVLAGLSVYLLKLIKLGKISLALYSGFGLWFLFAFLSLGLVWNGRTKMEKWEVLKFVLLGVLVWNLK; this is encoded by the coding sequence ATGCAAGAAACGATTTTGGACAAGGCGGTTCCTTTTTTCTTGGGACTTGCCTTGATAGAATTTATATGGGGAAGAAGGAAATCAGTTTATAGATGGAATGATTCTGTTTCCGATCTAGCAACCGGGATTTTATATTCTTTTACAGGGGTTATAATTACCTTAGGCGCCATTCTACTATATGATAAAATTAGAATATATTATTCTGTCCAAAGCCTTTTTCATTTGGGGGATTTTCCATCTTCTTCTCCTTTGATAAAAACTGCAGAGGGTTGGCAATTCAACCTAGAATCGTTTCTTGCATGGACATTTGTTCTCATCGCTGTTGATTTTATTTATTATTGGTTCCATAGAGCAACTCATGAGATCCATTTTCTATGGGCCTGCCATGTGACCCATCATTCCAGCGAAGAATTTAATCTAACTGTTGCACTTAGGCAGTCCATGTTCCAAAGGATCTTTGAATATGCTTTCAATCTTCCTTTGGCTTTGCTCGGAATTCCTTGGTGGATGTTCTTTATTTGCCATGGTATCTTGAAGATCTATCAATTCTGGGTCCATACTAGATTAATCGGTAAATTGGGTTGGATGGAAAAAGTGCTTCTGACTCCTTCTCACCATAGAGTCCACCATGGAAGAGATCCAGAATATTTGGATAAGAATCATGGCGGGATACTCATCCTTTGGGATCGTTGGTTTGGAACATACACGGAAGAGAAGAAGGAGCCGATCTACGGATTAACGGAACCTCTTCCTACATTCAATCCTATCTGGGCAAATTTGCATGTGTATATTTCTCTTTGGAATTTAGTGAAGGCCACCCCTAGTTGGAAAGATAAACTTCTTCTTCTGATCAAAAAACCGGACTGGAGACCTGATTCGTTAGGAGGAGAGAAGAAGGTCCCTGAAATAAACAGATCCACTTATACGAAATTCGATCCGACCATTTCTAGTTCCAGAAAGGTATATGGAGTTTTGCAATTTGTCGTTCTTGCGGGTCTTTCCGTCTATCTGTTGAAACTTATAAAATTGGGAAAGATATCTTTGGCTTTGTATTCAGGCTTTGGTCTTTGGTTCCTCTTTGCTTTTTTAAGTTTAGGTCTTGTATGGAACGGAAGGACTAAAATGGAAAAATGGGAAGTTCTAAAGTTCGTATTATTAGGTGTTCTGGTTTGGAATCTAAAATAG
- a CDS encoding LIC_11366 family protein produces the protein MPGSYTVFTHPVPKPLLFKKSSGPKGRRASVYSIILTGLVFGMISLGAEESVITTPKLKEMPENRAPETPDTWEFGARFGFGMRGPNRFDQNLNGFSSNLNPLVASQTKQENTRGSIQGEFLARTRLSENFKVGIIGGYRYFDPFHLTNLTSEPFYTKLNFEMESFYVLGMVWQEGRLNRYFRWETGLGLGITRALWVTKGYATNGKEYYQQNGNMRGSGLEFRLEGSLIHPINERVSLSFGTYLAWINITSFDGSFNGDTASFYIRQDGRLSPLTESTNQDNILLSNQYSRKLDMQSAYGGLFFGVNYKL, from the coding sequence ATGCCGGGCTCCTACACAGTTTTCACGCATCCAGTCCCAAAACCACTCCTTTTTAAAAAGTCGTCGGGGCCTAAAGGTAGAAGAGCAAGTGTCTATTCTATCATCCTGACCGGGCTAGTATTCGGAATGATTTCCTTGGGTGCAGAAGAAAGTGTTATAACCACTCCTAAACTGAAGGAAATGCCTGAAAACAGGGCTCCAGAAACTCCGGATACTTGGGAATTCGGCGCCAGATTCGGCTTTGGAATGAGAGGACCGAACAGATTCGATCAGAATTTAAACGGTTTTAGTTCCAACTTGAATCCTCTAGTGGCAAGCCAAACAAAGCAAGAAAACACAAGAGGAAGTATCCAAGGAGAATTTTTAGCCAGGACCAGGCTAAGCGAAAATTTTAAGGTCGGGATAATAGGCGGATATAGATATTTCGATCCATTTCATCTCACTAACCTTACCTCCGAACCTTTTTATACTAAACTGAATTTCGAAATGGAAAGTTTTTACGTTTTAGGAATGGTCTGGCAAGAAGGTAGACTGAACAGATACTTCCGTTGGGAAACAGGGCTTGGCCTCGGGATCACAAGAGCATTATGGGTAACGAAAGGTTACGCCACAAACGGAAAAGAATATTACCAACAAAATGGAAATATGAGAGGAAGCGGATTAGAATTCAGATTAGAAGGTTCCTTGATCCATCCGATCAATGAAAGAGTTAGTTTAAGTTTCGGGACTTATTTGGCCTGGATCAATATCACTTCATTCGACGGCTCCTTTAACGGAGATACTGCCTCATTTTATATAAGACAGGATGGAAGACTTTCTCCTCTTACGGAATCTACGAACCAAGACAATATACTACTTTCCAACCAATATTCCAGAAAGTTGGACATGCAGTCCGCATATGGCGGACTGTTTTTCGGCGTGAATTATAAATTATAA
- a CDS encoding START domain-containing protein has protein sequence MKHVYLIVFLLIPMQIFSWDLEKEKNGITVHTRTVEGSELKEFRGKTKLKTDLNTVISLMEDNPNYVTWFKNCKHAEAVKVLNTKEKYIYIQNGAPWPVNDRDFVIHTVFSQDKTTGAVTYSIRPVANIVAEKKGLVRGTLKGFWKFVPVGDEIEVTYQILSDPGGSIPTSIANFVVVDIPYETLRKMKEKVTESKYINSQKHPDLILPVSN, from the coding sequence ATGAAACATGTATATCTGATCGTATTTCTTTTAATTCCTATGCAGATATTTTCTTGGGATCTGGAGAAGGAAAAAAACGGGATCACTGTCCATACTAGAACTGTGGAAGGTTCCGAATTAAAAGAGTTTCGTGGAAAAACAAAACTTAAAACTGATCTGAATACTGTGATCTCTTTAATGGAAGATAATCCGAATTACGTTACTTGGTTTAAAAATTGTAAACATGCAGAAGCGGTTAAGGTCCTGAATACGAAGGAAAAGTATATTTATATCCAGAATGGTGCTCCTTGGCCGGTGAATGATAGAGACTTTGTGATCCATACTGTTTTTAGTCAGGACAAAACTACCGGAGCGGTAACTTATTCGATCCGGCCTGTTGCAAATATAGTGGCCGAGAAAAAGGGACTAGTAAGAGGAACACTTAAGGGTTTTTGGAAATTTGTTCCGGTAGGAGACGAGATAGAAGTTACCTACCAGATACTAAGTGACCCGGGTGGAAGTATCCCTACTTCTATCGCGAATTTTGTGGTGGTAGATATTCCTTACGAAACATTAAGGAAAATGAAGGAAAAAGTGACCGAGTCTAAATATATTAACTCTCAAAAACACCCGGATTTGATCCTTCCAGTTTCTAACTAA